The DNA window CAGCATCGCGATCAGCACCGTCACGACCAGGCAGGCCACCGCCATCATCGCCAGGAACTTGGCCTGCAAGCCGGCGCGCAGCTTCATTCGACCTCCGCGCGGACCCGCGCGACGCCGTCGCCGATGTGGTCGAGCGTGCGCTGCGAGGCGGCGTCGATCGGCAGGAAGCGGGTGGTCTTGAAGAAACGCAGCAGGGCCTCGCCCGCCTCCGGGTCGCCGGCGGCGTCGATCAGCACTTCGCGCAGCCGCGCGGCGACCTTGGGATCCAGATCGCCGCGGACCAGTTCCAGCGCGCGCGGATAGTCCTCGCTGCGGCCGATCACCACCAGGTCGCGGCGGAACGCATCCGGCACCCGGCGCGGGTTGTCCCAGTCCAGGTTGCTCATCACCCCGGCATCGACCAGGCGCTTGTGCACCCAGGTCGAGATGTTCAGCTCCGAACGCGCGAACAGATAGCCCACCGCGCCGCGGTTGATGCGATCGGTCGGCGACAACAGGATCTCCAGCGCCAGGCCCTGTTCGAGCAAGGTCGCGGCGGGAACGAAGTAGGCGCTGGTCGAGGACGGGCGCTGGAAGGCCACGTTGTGGCCGCTGAGGTCCTTGAGCGTGCGCAGGCCGCTGTCGCGGCGCGCGAAAAACACCGAGTGATAGTGGCTGACCCCGTCGCGCTCGGTCAGCAGCAGCGGCCGCGCCTGCGCGCGCTGCCGCAGCAGCATCGCCGTGCCGGCGGTCTCGCTGACCCAGTCGACCCGGCCGCGGCGCAGATAGCTGGCCATCTGCTGCGCGTCCTTGGCCATCAGGATCCGGCCTTCGCGGATGCCGACGTCGGCCATGCGCGGTACCACGTAATCGAGCAGCGGCTTGAGCTGCTCGTAGTGCGTCTTGGGATCGTCGCTGATACGCCCCAGCACCAGCACATGCGCATCCGAGCCCTCCTTGTGGCTGCCGCGCAGCTCGTGCGACGCCGCCGTCGCGGCGAACGCGGCGAACGCGGCCCACAGGAGCAATGCCTGGACCAGGACCCGCCCCCACCGCGAACCGGAATTCCGCGCGCTAACGCTCAACAGTCGTCACCTGGTCGGATTGCCTAGCGAGCGTAATCGAAACCGAGCCCGGACCGGAACCGGGGCCGCCCCGCCGTCCATCAGCCCGCGCCCCCGCCTCAGCCGCCCGATGGGCCGCCCGGCCCAAGGCATCGCACTCTCCGGGCCGGCTCTGCCGCGCTCGTTCGCACCGCCGGCCCCGGGAGCGGCCGCTCGCTTTCGCCGCAGCGAAGGCGCAGTCGCGACCTCAGCGCCGCTGCCCCGCCAACATCGCCGTGCGCTCCACGTCGGCCAGCACGCCGCGCAACAGCCGCACCTCGCGCTCGTCCAGGTCGGCGCGCAGGAACAGACGGCGCAGCTTGCGCATCGCCGCATCCGGCGTGCGGCCCTTGTGGAAATCGATCGCGTCCAGGGCGTCGCCGAGCTGGCCGAAAAAGCCTTCCAACTGCGCATGCGAAGCCGGCGGATCGCGGCGCTCGTAGGCGCCGCCGGCGGCGGTCGCGGCCAACGAGGCCATGCGCAGCTCGTAACTCAGCACCTGCACCGCGGCACCGAGGTTCAGCGAGCTGTACGCCGGGTTGGCCGGAATGTGCACCGCCGCATGGCACAGTTGCAGCTCCTCGTTGTCCAGGCCGGTGCGCTCGCGCCCGAACACCAACGCGACTTCGCCGCCGCCGCGGGCGCGGCCGTCGATGCGCGCGGCCGCCTCGCGCGGCGCCAGTTCTTCCAGGGCGATGCGCCGGCTGCGCGCGGTGCAGCCCAGCACCAGATGGCAGTCGGCCACCGCCGCGGCCAGGTCGGGCAGCACCGCGGCGGCCTCGAGCACGTCGTCGGCGCCGGCGGCCATCGCGTAGGCGTCGCGGTCGATCGGCTTTTCCGGGGCGACCAGGACCAGCCGCGACAGGCCCATGGTCTTCATCGCCCGCGCCGCCGAGCCCATGTTGCCGGGGTGCTGGGTGCCGACCAGGACGATGCGGATGCGGGCGGCGGCGGGGTCGGCCGCGGCGGACGCAGCCTCAAGTGAGTTGGCATTTTCGGGCGCCTGGAGCGGCGCCGGGGGGTCGCGGGGATCGGCGTTCATGCGCAGATGGTAAACTCCCCGCCCCGGCCCCGCGCCGGTTGCGCTCTTTCTCCCCGCCAGTCCCGCCCCTCCTCACACGCTCGAGGCCGTAAGCCATGCAGAAACCCGCCGTCACCCTCATGGTCAAAGCCGCACGCGCCGCCGGCAACGTCCTGCTCCGCCACATGCACCGCGTGGACGCGCTGAACATCGTCGAGAAGGGCCGCATGGACTACGCCAGCGAGGTCGACCGCCTCGCCGAGGCCGAGATCATCAAGGAATTCCGCCGCGCCACCCCGGACTACGCCATCCTCGGCGAAGAACACGGTCCGCTCGGCCAGGCCCGCTTCACCTGGGTCATCGACCCGCTCGACGGCACCAGCAACTACCTGCACGGCATCCCGCATTTCTGCGTGTCCATCGCGCTGTGCGAGAACGGCGAGCCGATCCACGGCGTGATCTTCGACCCGCTGCGCAACGACCTGTTCACCGCCAGCCGCGGCAGCGGCACCCAGCTCAACGAAAAGCGCGTACGCATCGCCGAGCGCAAGGAATTGAACGGCGCCATGCTGATTACCGGCTTCCCGCCGCGCGAGCGCGCCAACGCCAGCGCCCACCTCAAGTGCCTGGACAATCTGCTGATCGACGTCGAGGACGTGCGCCGCACCGGTTCGGCCGCGCTCGACCTGGCCTACGTCGCCTGCGGCCGCGCCGACGGTTACTTCGAAGCCGGGCTCAAGCCCTGGGACGTCGCGGCGGGCGTGCTGATGGTGCGCGAAGCCGGCGGCAAGGTGGTCGATTTCCGCGGCCGCCCGACCGGCCCGATGGACAACCGCGGCCTGCCGCCGCGGCAGATCGTCGCCGGCAACCTGCGCGTGGCCGACGCGCTGCAGCAGCGCATCGTCAACACCGGCTACGCCAACGCGTTCGACTGAGTTCCGACCCCAGCCGGACACGCAGAACGCCGCGACCGGGTCGCGGCGTTTTCGTTTGCGCGGATGCGCCGCAAGCGCTGCGACGTGGCTGCGCCGCGGCTGCACGGGGCGCGGGCTTGCCGCACAATCGCCGCAACCGTGCCGTTGCGCTGCCGCGCCGGCGGGCGGCGCAGCCACGTCAACGGACGGACCCCATGAGCAAACCCGAAATCTACGTCAGCACCGACGTCGAGGCCGACGGCCCGATTCCGGGCCCGCATTCGATGCTGAGCTTCGCCTCGGCGGCGTACCTGGCCGACAAGACCCTGGTCGCCACGTTCTCGGCCAATCTGGACACTCTGCCTGGGGCGCACGGACACCCCGACACGATGCGCTGGTGGGCCGACAACCGCGCCGCCTGGGACGCCTGCCGGCGCGACCCGCAGGCGCCCGAAGCGGCGATGCGCGCCTACGTCGAGTGGCTGGACGCGCTGCCCGGAAAGCCGGTGTTCGTCGGCTATCCGGCCGCCTACGACTTCCTGTTCGTGTACTGGTACCTGATCCGCTTCGCCGGCCGCAGCCCGTTCTCGCATTCGGCGCTGGACATCAAGTCCTATGCGATGGCCGTGCTCAAGACCGATTACCGCGAATCGACCAAGCGGCGCATGCCCAAGGCCTGGTTCGACCGGCTGCCGCATACCCACGTCGCGCTCGACGATGCCATCGAGCAAGGCGCGCTGTTCTGCAACCTGCTCGCCGCCTCGCGCAGGGAGGCAACGGGTTGAGCGCAGCCGCCGCGCTCCGCCCCTCAGCCGCTGGCACCCCGCCGGATCACGCGGCCCGCGCCGTCACCGTCCAGGTCGCGCCCATCATCGCGATGCCGCGCTCGCGCGCGAGTTCGCGCAAGGCCGCGCGCAGACGCGCCTCGGCGCGCACGCGCACCGCCGGCTCCTGCGCAGCGAGCAAGCGCGCGACCGGGCCGACCCGCATCACCTGGTCGTAGGCGTCGGCGGCGGCCGCATCCGGATCGTCGCCTTCGCCGAGGTAGAACGGCGCTTCGAAGGCGCGCAGCTCGACCGCGTCGAAACCGGCCTCGCCCAGGACCTGGCGCACCCGCTCGGGCTTGCCGAACGCGAACGGGCCGGGCGCGTCGGGATCGGACGGCGGCAGCGCGATCGCCTCGGCGATCGCGCGCAGCGGCCAGCGATACCAATCGTTCCGGTCCGGCCCTTGCCAACAGGCGAAGGCGAGCCGGCCGCCGGGCTTGAGCGTCTTGCGCAATTCGGCGAAAGCCGCGACGGGATCGTCGAAGAACATCACCCCGAAGCGCGAGAACAGCAGGTCGAACCGCGCCGGCGCGAACAGCGGGCGGCTGGCGTCGGCCAGGCGGAACTCGACCGGCAGCGCCAAGGCCGCGGCGCGTTCGCGGGCGCGGCTCAGCAAGGGCTCGGACACGTCCACGCCGGTCACCGAGCCGCCCTCGCCGACCGCACGCGCCAGTTCGAACACGGTCGCGCCGGCGCCGCAGCCGATGTCGAGCACCGCTTCGCCCGGCTGCGCTGCGGCCGCATCGAGCGCGTCGCGGCCGTAGGCGGCGGTGCGCCGGTCGAGCCAGTCGTTATAGGTCAGCCAGCGTTCGCCGACGGCGCCGTTCCAGTCTTCGATCTGCTGCCGATTTGCCACGCCATCGCATCCTCTGTTCGGGGCGACCGCCGCACCCGGGCAGGTACGCGCGGGTTGCAAGAACCCGGTCGCCGGAAACCGATCGTCCGCCGCAACGCGGCAACGCCATGATGGCGCAACGGCCGAACAAAGCGGAACGGCCATGTCGCGCGGCGGCAGGGAGAAAGCAGAATCGGCGTTACCCGGCCGGCGGCGCCGGCGTCTTAGCACAAGGCTCCGACGCGCCCGCAATCGGGCGATCGCGAACCCGCCAGCCGGTCACAGGGAACGCTGGTTCACGCGTTTCGAAAGCGCTTCGGCATCCTCGACACGCTCGGAGTAGCGGTCCGTCAGGTAGCCGGAGCGTCCGCGGACCAGCCAAGTGAACTTGGCCAATTCCTCGCACACGTCGACCACCCGCATGTAGTAAGCGGAGGGCTTCATCCGGCCGGCGTCGTCGAACTCCAGGTGCGCCTTGGCGACCGAAGACTGGTTCGGGATCGTGACCATCCGCATCCAACGGCCGAGCGTGCGCATCTGATTGACGGAGTTGAAGCTCTGCGAGCCGCCGCAGACCTGCATGACGGCCAGGGTCTTGCCCTGCGTCGGCCGCCTGGCGCCCAACGCCAAGGGAATCCAGTCGATCTGCGCCTTCATGATTCCCGTCATCGCGCCGTGGCGTTCCGGGCTCACCCAGACCATGCCCTCCGACCAGTCGGCGAGCTCTCGCAGTTCGGTCACTTTCGGGTGATCCGGGCTCACCGCGTCGGGAAGCGGCAGGTCGCGGGGATCGAAAGTGCGCACCTGGCAGCCGAACCAACGCAGAAGCCGGCCGGCCTCCTCGGCCAGCAAGCGCGAGTAGGAGCGTTCGCGCAGCGAGCCGTAAAGGATGAGGATGCGTGGCGGGTGCCGAGGGTCGTCCGGAGCCGCGAGCGACTCGACATCGATCGCATTGAGCTGGGTCAGATCGATGTTCGGCAACTCCATCGAGACGGGCTGAGTCACGTCCGGGCTCCTGCCCAGACCACCACTTCGCCGTCCTCTTTCGTGAAAGAGGCCACCGGGTGGGCCAGCAGACTCAGCACTCGTTCCGACGGCCGACACAGAGCGGCGCCTTTCTCGGATACGACGATCGGGCGGTTGATGAGGATCGGATGCGACATCATCGCGTCCAGCAACTTCTCGTCGGAGAGTGCGGGATCGTCCAACCCCAGCTCGGCGTAAGGCGTTCCCTTCCGGCGCAGCAAATCTCGCGCCGTCAGGCCCATCGCCCGGATCAATTCGGCCAACGCTTCGCGCGACGGCGGCGTCTTCAGGTACTCGATCACCACCGGCTGTTCCCCGGATCGGCGAATCATTTCCAGCGTATTGCGGGACGTACCGCAATCGGGATTGTGATAGATCGTAACGGTCATGCAAAAGGCCTCAGGTGGGGTCCGGGCGCCGCATGGACGCGCCCTCGAACTGTCCGATTTCATGCACCCTGGCCGCCAGGCTCGATCGCTCCAGCGAGGCCAACGGCAGGGCCACGAAGGCGTTGATGCGGTTCTCCATATAGCCCAGCGCCTTTCGGAACGCTGCCCGTCTCCACATCTCGCCCCCGTCCTCGTGGCTTGGGTCTTCGATCCCCCAGTGCCCGGTCACCGGTTGCCCCGGCCAGACCGGGCACGCTTCGCCGGCGGCCCGGTCGCAGACGGTGAAGACGAAGTCCATGCGCGGCGCGCCGGGAACGGCGAACTCGTCCCACGACTTCGAGCGCATTGCGTCGACGGGATAACCGGACTCGCGCAGAACCTCCAATGCCAAGGGATTCACCTCGCGCCGGGGATGGCTCCCAGCGGAGAAGGCAGTGAAGCGACCGGCACCGACTTGGCGCAGGACCCCTTCGGCCAGGATGGAGCGCGCCGAATTGCCGGTGCACAGGAACAGGACGTTGAACGGCTGGACGGTGCTCATGGGCAGGTCTCCGCAGCGCAGGCAGCGACGGGATCGATGAGGGAGCCGCAGATTTCCGGGTTTCCGGAACAGCAGTCCTCGGTCAGGAAGGCAAGCAGCCGGCGCATGTCGTCATAGCTCGCGGCGTACAGAACTCGTCGCCCGTCTCGCCAGGACCTCAGCAGGCCCGCGCGCTCCAGCGCGGCGAGATGGAAGCTCATCCGCGTCGGCGGAATCGAAAGCGCATCGGCGATCTCGCCCGACGGCATGCCGTCGGGCCCTTTGCGGACCAGCATGCGGAAGGCCGCCAGGCGATCGGTGTGCGCGAGGGCGGAAAGGGCCGAAACGGCGGAATCGTCGTTCATGACCACATTCTACAATTATCCTTGTAGAGTGCAATAAATGATGCTTCTGCCCGCCCGCATGGCCCCGGGGGCCCAGGATGGGCCGCATCGACCCAGCCCCCCATCGACCGCTCCCCCGGGGATACGGCGTTGCGGCCACGCGCTCGCAGGCCGCCCCACCGGGGCCCGCGGGCAAAGAAAAAGGCCGCGCATGCGCGCGGCCTTTTCTTCGCAGCGGTTCCGGCGCCGATGCCGCAGGCGCCCCAGCGGCGGCGGTTACGGACGACGCGCCAGCGCCGCCTCGTCCTTGGCCTTCGGCAACAGGTCCTGCTTGCTGACCTTGAGCAGGCCCAGGGTCAGCAGCGGGCAGGCGACGAAGATCGACGACAGGGTGCCGATGATGATGCCGATCATCTGCGACTCGGCCATGCCGCGCAGCGAACCGCCGCCGTACAGGTACAGCGCGAACACGGTCAGGAAGGCGACGAACGAGGTGATCACCGTACGCGACAGGGTCTGGTTGATCGACTTGTTCAGCACGGTTTCCGGATCGGCGCGCATCGAGCGGAAGTTCTCGCGCACGCGGTCGAACACCACGATGGTGTCGTTGATCGAGTAGCCCATCACCGACAGGATGCCGGCCAGCACGGTCAGGTCGAACTCGTGGCCGGAGATCGCGAACCAGCCGGCGACCACGATCACGTCGTGCAGGGTGGTGATGATCGCGGCGACCGCGAACTTCCATTCGAAGCGGAAGGCGATGTAGATCAGGAAGCCCACCACCACGAACAGCAGCGCGTACAGACCGTTGAGCGCCAATTCGCGGCCGACCTGCGGGCCGACGAACTCGTTGCGCAGGATCTTGGCCTGGTTGTCGGCGCCCGACACCGCCTTCATCACCGCCTCGGCGGCGTGGGCGGTGGCGGCCGAACCGGAGTCGCCTTCGCGCGGCTGCAGGCGGATCAACAGTTCGTTGCCCGAACCGTAGGTCTGCACCTGGGCGCTGTCGTAGCCGTCGGCGGCCAGGCGCTCGCGCACCGTGTCCAGCCCCACCGGCTTGGCCAGGTGCACTTCGACCAGGTTGCCGCCGGTGAAGTCCAGGGCGTAGTTGAAGTTGCGGGTGACCATGGCGCCGATGGCGACGAACATGATCAGCGCGGCCACCGCGATCGAGACCCAACGCAACTTCATGAAGTTGACGTTGGCGTCGTTGGGCAGCAGGGTCAGCGGGAAAATCTTCATGTCTGGGTTCTCCCGTCAGATCGCGATGGACTTGAGCTTGCGGCGGTTGCCGTAGATCAACGTGGCGATGCCGCGCGAGACGGTCACGGCGGTGAAGACCGAAGTCAGGATGCCGATGATCATGGTCATCGCGAAGCCCTGCAGCGGGCCGGTGCCGAACGCCAGCAGCGCCAGGCCGGCCAGCAGCGCGGTCATGTTGGAGTCGAAGATCGTGCCGGAGGCCTTGTCGTAGCCGCTGGCGATCGCCGCCTGCGGCGGCACCCCGGCGCGCAGCTCCTCGCGTATGCGTTCGTTGATCAGCACGTTGGCGTCGACCGACATGCCCACCGACAAGGCCAGGCCGGCGAAGCCCGGCAGGCTCATGGTCGCGCCGATCATCGACATCAGCGCCACCACCATCAGCAGGTTCAGCAGCAGGGCCAGGCAGGTGATCAGGCCGAACATACGGTAGTAGATCAGGAAGAAGGTCAGCGCGAACACGAACGAGTACAGCACCGCGGTGGTGCCGCGCTTGACGTTGTCGGCGCCCAGGCTGGGGCCGACCACGCGCTCTTCGACGAAGGTCATCGGCGCGGCCAGGGCGCCGGACTTGAGCTGCTTGGCCAGGCTGTTGGCTTCGTCGCGGCTCAGGCCGGTCGTCTGGAAGTCCTTGCCGAACACGCCCTGGATGCGCGAGGAGCTGATCACGCGCTCTTCGGTGCGGGTGGTGCGCACTTCCTTGCCGTCCACGATCTCGGTGACCGGGATCTGCTCGACGTAGACGATGCCCAGGCGCTTGCCGACGTTTTCCAGGGTGTGGTTGAGCATGCGCTGACCGCCGATGGCGTTCAGGGTGATGCTCACGCTGGGCTGGCCCTGCTGGTCGTTGCCGGGGATGGCGTTGACCAGCTGGTCGCCGGACACCAGCAGGCGCTTGGACAGCAGCAGCGGCTGCTTGGCCTCGTTGTAGTACACGCGCGCTTCCGGCGGCACGTTGCGGTCGCGCACGGCGGCCGCGGCGGCGGCTTCGTCGCCGACCACGGCGCGGAATTCCAGGGTCGCGGTGGCGCCGATCTGGCGCTTGGCTTCGGCGGTGTCCTGCAGGCCCGGCAGCTGGATCACCACCCGGTCGGTGCCCTGGCGCTGGATCACCGGCTCGGCCACGCCGAAGGCGTTGATGCGGTTGCGCAGGGTGGTCAGGTTCTGCTCGATCGCGTCGAGCGAGATGCGCTGCAGTTCCGACTGCGGAATGTTCAGGGTCAGGGTGCGGCCTTCCAGGTCCTGGGTCAGGGTCGGGAAAGCGGTGCGCAGCTGCTTCTGCGCCTTGTCGGCGTCGGCGTTGCCGGCCAGGGTGGCGACGATGGCCTCGTTGCCGCGGCGCACCACCGAGGTGTAAGGCACGGCGCTGTCGCGCAGGGTCGCACGGACGTCTTCGACGTAGGCCTCCAGACGCTTGTTCAGCGCCGCGGCCTGGTCGACCTGCATCACGAAGTGCACGCCGCCCTGCAAGTCCAGGCCGCGCGGCATCGGCTTGGCGCCCAGCGCTTCCAGCCAGCCCGGCACGGTCGGCGCCAGGCTCAGCGCGACCACGTAGTCGCTGCCCAGCTGCGGACGCAGCAGGTCGGCGGCGCGGGTCTGCTGCTCGGTGTCGTTCAGGCGCACCATCAGGTTGCCCTGGTCCTCGACCTGCACCGACTTGGTCGGGATCTTGGCCTGGGCCAGCAGGTCGGCGGCGCGCTTGGCCAGCGCGGCGTCGATCTGGGTGCTGCCCGACCGCGCGGCGGAGATCTGTACGGACGGATCCTGCGGATAAGCGTTCGGCAGCGCGTACAGCACGCTGACGACCAGGACGACCAGGATGGCGAAGTATTTCCAGCGCGCGAAGGTCAGCATCGAAAACCCCTGCGGCGGCCTCCCCGGCCGCCGCGATTGAAGATGGCGTGGCGGCGTCGGATCAGGCCGACTTCAAGGTGCCCTTGGGCAGCACGTTGGCGATCGCGCCCTTCTGCACGCGGATGCGCACGTTGGCGGCGATTTCCACGGTGATGAAGTTCTCGCCGATGTCGGTCACGGTGCCGGCGATGCCGCCGTTGGTCAGCACTTCGTCGCCCTTGGACAGCTTGTCCAGCATCGCCCGGTGTTCCTTGGCGCGCTTCATCTGCGGGCGGAAGATCAGGAAGTACATGACGGCGATCAGCACCAGCGGCAGGACGAGGCCGCCGAGGCCGCCGCCGAACAGGCCGCCCTGCGGCGCGCCGGCCGGCGCGGCCTGGGCGTAGGCGGGGGCGATCAGGAGGTCGAGCAGGTTCATCTTGAAGTCCTGGAACGAAAATAGTCGGGGATTATGCCACGGCCGGACCGGGGCCGACGGCGGCCCCGGAATGGGGCCCGTGGCACGTTTTTGACCACGCATTCGCCGGCGTTCGGAACCGTCGCCGGCCCCGGACGGACCGGCGCTCCCGCCCCTGCCGCCGGCGGGCCGCCCGCGGCCGGTCAGCTGCGGGCGGCGTAGAAGGACTCGCGGAAGGCGGCAAAGGTTCCCTGCTCGATGGCCTGGCGCATTTGTGCCATCAGGCGCTGGTAGTAGCGCAGGTTGTGCAGGGTGCCGAGCATCGGCCCGAGCATCTCGTTGCAGCGGTCCAGGTGGCGCAGGTAGGCGCGGCTGAAGCCGTTGGCGCAGGCGTAGCAGTCGCAGCCCTCTTCGATCGGACGCAGGTCGCGCTCGTACTTGGCGTTGCGCACCCGCACCGTGCCGGTGGAGGTGAAGTAATGGCCGTTGCGGGCATTGCGGGTCGGCATCACGCAATCGAACATGTCCACGCCGCGCGCGACCGATTCGACCAGGTCCTCGGGCCGGCCCACGCCCATCAGGTAGCGCGGCCGGTCGGCCGGCAACTGCGGGCAGGTGTGCTCGAGCATCTCGTTGCGCTCGGCCTCCGGCTCGCCCACGGCCAGGCCGCCGATCGCATAGCCGTCGAAGCCCAGCGCCTGCAGGCCCTGCGCCGAGCGCGTGCGCAGGCCGTGGTGGACGCCGCCCTGGACGATGCCGAACAAGGCCGCGTCGTTGCCCTCGTGGGCGCGCTTGGAGCGCTCGGCCCAACGCAGGCTCAGTTCCATCGACTTGCGCGCGACCTCCTCGGTGGCCGGGTACGGGGTGCATTCGTCGAAGATCATCACGATGTCCGAATCCAGCACGCGCTGGATATGCATGCTTTCTTCCGGGCCGAGGAAGACCTTGCTGCCGTCGACCGGCGAGGCGAAGGTCACGCCCTGCTCGGTGATCTTGCGCCGGTGGGCGAGCGAGAACACCTGGAAGCCGCCGGAGTCGGTCAGGATCGGCCCGTTCCAGCGCGCGAAACCGTGCAGGCCGCCGTGGTCGCCGATCACCTCCAGGCCCGGGCGCAGGTACAGATGGAAGGTGTTGCCGAGGATGATCTGCGCGCCGAGCTCGCGCACCTGCTCGGGCATGATGCCCTTGACCGAGCCGTAGGTGCCGACCGGCATGAACGCCGGGGTTTCGACGACCCCGCGCGGGAAGGTCAGGCGGCCGCGGCGCGCAGCGCCGTCCTGGCCGAGCAGTTGGAAGGACATGCGGCTCATGCGCGGGCTCCTTGATGGAAGGTTGCGGCGCATGGGGCGACGCGCTGGGGGAATCGGGTCATCGGAATGAGGGCTGTCGCAGGTCGTTGCCGATCAAGCGCAACGGCCATGCTGCGGCCTGTCGGCTTCGGGTTGTGGCGGCGGGGCTACGTCGCGGCGGTCGGCCACAGCAGCATGGCGTCGCCGTAGGAGAAGAAGCGGTAGCGCTCGGCGATCGCATGCGCATACGCGGCGAACATGCGCTCCTTGCCGGCGAAGGCCGAGACCAGCATCAGCAGCGTGCTCTCGGGCAGGTGGAAATTGGTGATCAGGCCGTCGACCGAGCGGATCCGGTAGCCCGGCAGGATGAACAAGCGGGTCTCGCCGGCGAAGGGCTGCAACTCGCCCTCGCCGCTCTGCCCGCCCTCGTGCCGGGTCGCGCTTTCCAGCGCGCGCACCACGGTCGTGCCGACCGCGATCACCCGGCCGCCGGCGGCGCGGGTGCGGCGGATCTGCTCGATCAGGCCGGCACCGACGTTGAGCCATTCGCTGTGCATCACGTGCTGGTCGAGGTGCTCGGCGCGCACCGGCTGGAAGGTGCCGGCGCCGACGTGCAGGGTGACGTGGCCGAACTCGATGCCGCGCCCGCGCAACCGTTCCAGCAAAGCTTCGTCGAAATGCAGGCCGGCGGTCGGCGCGGCGACGGCGCCGACTTCGCGCGCGAACACGGTCTGGTAGCGCTCGTCGTCGTCGTGGCCGGGCTCGCGCTGGATGTACGGCGGCAGCGGCAGGCGGCCGGCGTGCAGCAGCCAGTGCTCCAGCGATTCGGGCACGTGGAAGCGCAGGCGGTAGAACTCGCCGTCGCGGCCGAGCACCTCGGCCTCGCCGCCGGCGTCCAAGGCGATGCGCGCGCCGGGCTTGGGCGATTTGCTGACGCCCAACTGGGCGCGCGCTTCGGAGCCGCCGAGCAGGCGCTCGATCAGGATCTCGACCCGGCCGCCGGTGCTCTTCTGCCCGAACAGGCGCGCCGGGATCACCCGGGTGTCGTTGAACAC is part of the Lysobacter firmicutimachus genome and encodes:
- the queA gene encoding tRNA preQ1(34) S-adenosylmethionine ribosyltransferase-isomerase QueA, which encodes MKKSDFHYELPPELIAQAPLPERSASRLLVVPPAPAPLQDRSFRDLTELLQPGDLLVFNDTRVIPARLFGQKSTGGRVEILIERLLGGSEARAQLGVSKSPKPGARIALDAGGEAEVLGRDGEFYRLRFHVPESLEHWLLHAGRLPLPPYIQREPGHDDDERYQTVFAREVGAVAAPTAGLHFDEALLERLRGRGIEFGHVTLHVGAGTFQPVRAEHLDQHVMHSEWLNVGAGLIEQIRRTRAAGGRVIAVGTTVVRALESATRHEGGQSGEGELQPFAGETRLFILPGYRIRSVDGLITNFHLPESTLLMLVSAFAGKERMFAAYAHAIAERYRFFSYGDAMLLWPTAAT
- the secD gene encoding protein translocase subunit SecD; amino-acid sequence: MLTFARWKYFAILVVLVVSVLYALPNAYPQDPSVQISAARSGSTQIDAALAKRAADLLAQAKIPTKSVQVEDQGNLMVRLNDTEQQTRAADLLRPQLGSDYVVALSLAPTVPGWLEALGAKPMPRGLDLQGGVHFVMQVDQAAALNKRLEAYVEDVRATLRDSAVPYTSVVRRGNEAIVATLAGNADADKAQKQLRTAFPTLTQDLEGRTLTLNIPQSELQRISLDAIEQNLTTLRNRINAFGVAEPVIQRQGTDRVVIQLPGLQDTAEAKRQIGATATLEFRAVVGDEAAAAAAVRDRNVPPEARVYYNEAKQPLLLSKRLLVSGDQLVNAIPGNDQQGQPSVSITLNAIGGQRMLNHTLENVGKRLGIVYVEQIPVTEIVDGKEVRTTRTEERVISSSRIQGVFGKDFQTTGLSRDEANSLAKQLKSGALAAPMTFVEERVVGPSLGADNVKRGTTAVLYSFVFALTFFLIYYRMFGLITCLALLLNLLMVVALMSMIGATMSLPGFAGLALSVGMSVDANVLINERIREELRAGVPPQAAIASGYDKASGTIFDSNMTALLAGLALLAFGTGPLQGFAMTMIIGILTSVFTAVTVSRGIATLIYGNRRKLKSIAI
- the yajC gene encoding preprotein translocase subunit YajC; translated protein: MNLLDLLIAPAYAQAAPAGAPQGGLFGGGLGGLVLPLVLIAVMYFLIFRPQMKRAKEHRAMLDKLSKGDEVLTNGGIAGTVTDIGENFITVEIAANVRIRVQKGAIANVLPKGTLKSA
- the tgt gene encoding tRNA guanosine(34) transglycosylase Tgt, whose translation is MSRMSFQLLGQDGAARRGRLTFPRGVVETPAFMPVGTYGSVKGIMPEQVRELGAQIILGNTFHLYLRPGLEVIGDHGGLHGFARWNGPILTDSGGFQVFSLAHRRKITEQGVTFASPVDGSKVFLGPEESMHIQRVLDSDIVMIFDECTPYPATEEVARKSMELSLRWAERSKRAHEGNDAALFGIVQGGVHHGLRTRSAQGLQALGFDGYAIGGLAVGEPEAERNEMLEHTCPQLPADRPRYLMGVGRPEDLVESVARGVDMFDCVMPTRNARNGHYFTSTGTVRVRNAKYERDLRPIEEGCDCYACANGFSRAYLRHLDRCNEMLGPMLGTLHNLRYYQRLMAQMRQAIEQGTFAAFRESFYAARS